Within Trichoderma atroviride chromosome 2, complete sequence, the genomic segment ACCTCGACTCTGATCGACTTGCTGCTGTGCCGGCAGAATCCCTCCACGTCAGATTACCAGCCGCGGCCGATTCTGACCCTTCCTACGATCCACATTCTTCTATAAtcagcttctcgccctcttttttttctatcccTCCCTCCTCTACAACCCAGAGAATCacacagcagccatggcagatTCAGCAAACGGCGTCCAGAACGGCGCCAATGGCCGGACGGTGCCTGTTGCCAACGGCAGCATGACCTACGCCGAGAAGCACAAGATCGCAGACCACTTCATTGGAGGCAACCGGCTGGCAAATGCCCCCGCCAGCAAGGTCAAGGATTTTGTGGCCGAGCACAACGGCCACACTGTCATTACAAACGTGAGCGTTTACTTGTgagcaaagcagagcagagcttgCGCTGACTTGTCTGCAAAACAGGTTCTGATCGCCAACAACGGTatcgccgccgtcaaggagATTCGCTCAGTTCGGAAATGGGCCTACGAGACGTTTGGCGACGAGAGGGCCATCCACTTCACCGTCATGGCCACGCCCGAAGATTTACAAGCCAATGCCGATTACATTCGAATGGCTGACCACTACGTCGAGGTTCCCGGCGGCACCAACAACCACAACTATGCCAACGTCGAGCTGATTGTGGACATTGCCGAGCGCATGGATGTTCATGCCGTCTGGGCTGGTTGGTGAGTTTTTTCGCGCAAAATTGGGAAATTCTGCACGAGTTCATGGTACTGACAAACACAACTCTAGGGGTCACGCCTCCGAAAACCCAAAGCTCCCAGAATCTCTCGCCGCATCGCCCAAGAAGATCGTCTTCATTGGTCCGCCCGGCTCTGCCATGCGATCACTGGGTGACAAGATTTCCTCCACAATCGTCGCACAGCACGCCAACGTGCCCTGCATTCCTTGGTCCGGAACCGGCGTCGACACTGTCGAGATCGATGACAAGGGCATCGTCACCGTTGCCGAAGACGTCTACGCCAAGGGCTGCGTCAACTCATGGCAGGAGGGTCTGGAGAAGGCAAAGCAGATTGGCTTCCCCGTCATGGTCAAGGCCTCCgagggtggtggtggcaagGGTATCCGAAAGGTTACCAACGAGGAAGAGTTCGAGGCTCTGtacaaggctgctgctagcgAGATTCCTGGCtcgcccatcttcatcatgaagctggctggaaACGCCAGACATCTGGAGgtccagctgctggccgaTCAGTACGGCAACAACATTTCCCTGTTTGGCCGTGATTGTTCCGTCCAGCGTCGCCACCAGAAGATTATCGAAGAGGCACCCGTCACCATTGCCAAGGCTGATACCTTCAAGGCCATGGAGGACGCTGCCGTTCGACTGGGTCAGCTTGTCGGCTACGTCTCTGCCGGTACTGTCGAATACCTGTATTCGCATGCCGACGACAAATTCTACTTCCTCGAGCTTAACCCCCGTCTCCAGGTCGAACATCCCACCACTGAAATGGTCAGCGGTGTCAACCTGCCGGCTGCTCAGCTCCAGATTGCCATGGGTATCCCCCTGCACAGAATCCGCGACATCAGACTGCTGTACGGCGTGGATCCCCGAACTTCCAGCGACATCGATTTCGATTTCAAGCTGGAGGGCACTGTCGAGTCTCAGCGCCGACCTCAGCCCAAGGGCCACTGCACTGCCTGCCGTATCACCTCCGAGGACCCTGGCGAGGGCTTCAAGCCTTCCAACGGTGTCATGCACGAGCTCAACTTCCGTTCCAGCTCAAACGTGTGGGGTTACTTCTCCGTCGGTACCCAGGGTGGAATTCACAGTTTCTCCGACAGTCAGTTCGGTCACATCTTCGCCTATGGTGAGAACCGACAGGCTTCACGGAAGCACATGGTTATTGCGCTCAAGGAGCTGAGCATTCGTGGTGACTTCAGAACCACCGTCGAGTACCTCATCAAGCTGCTCGAGACTGAGGCTTTCGAGGACAACACAATCTCCACTGGCTGGCTGGACGAGCTCATCTCCAAGCGACTTACCGCTGAGCGCCCCGACACCATGCTGGCGGTTGTGTGCGGTGCCATCACCAGAGCTCACATCACCAGTGAGGCCTTGCTGGCCGAGTACCGATCTGGACTTGAAAAGGGCCAGGTGCCTTCCAAGGAGATTATGAAGACCGTCTTCACCATCGACTTCATCTACGAGGGTTTCCGATACAAGTTCACTGCTACTCGTGCCGGTCTCGACACCTACCACCTCTTCATCAACGGCTCCAAGTGCTCTGTTGGCGTTCGTGCTCTTAGCGATGGTGgtctcctcatcctccttgaCGGCCACAGCCACAACGTCTACTGGAAGGAGGAGGTTGGTGCCACTCGTCTCTCGGTTGACAGCAAAACCTGTCTGCTGGAGCAGGAGAACGACCCCACCCAGCTCCGAACTCCCAGCCCTGGTAAGCTCGTCAAGTACTCCGTCGAGAACGGTTCCCACATCAAGGCTGGCCAGACCTTTGCCGAAGTCGAGGTCATGAAGATGTACATGCCTCTTGTTGCCCAGGAGGACGGTATCGTACAGCTGATTAAGCAGCCCGGAGCCACtctggaggctggagatATTCTTGGAATACTCGCCCTGGATGACCCTTCGCGAGTCAAGCAGGCTCAGGCATTCGTCGGACAGCTTCCCGCTTACGGCGAGCCTGTTGTCGTGGGTACCAAGCCCGCTCAGCGCTTCGTCCAGTACCACAACGTGCTGGTCAACATCCTCAATGGTTTCGACAACTCTGTCGTCATGGCCGATACTCTGAAGAAGCTCATTGAAGTGCTTCGCGACCCTGAGCTGCCCTACAGCGAGTGGAACGCCCACTTTGCGGCTCTGCATGCTCGTATGCCCCAGAAGCTAGACACCCTGTTTACTCAGATTGTCGAGCGAGGCAGAGCTCGCACTGGCGAGTTTCCTGCCAAGGCTCTCAGCAAGGCTTTCAGCAAGTTCCTCGAGGAGAATGTGGAGGCCGGTGATGCTGGTCTGCTTAGAACCACGCTGGCGCCCCTTACCGAGGTGCTTGACAACTATGCAGAGGGCCAAAAGGTTCGCGAGCTCAACGTCATCAACAACCTTCTCGAGTCCTACTGGGCGGTCGAGAACCTCTTCCAGAGCCGAGCTCAGGAGGAGAGCGTCATCCTGAACCTCCGAGACCAGAACAAGGAGAACATGGCCAAGGTCGTGCAGATTGTTCTCTCGCACAGCCGCATGAGCTCAAAGAACTCTTTGGTCATTGCCATTCTCGAGGAGTACCGCCCCAACAAGCCCAATGTCGGAAACGTCAACAAGTACCTGCGCGAGTCGCTGCGAAAGCTGACCGAGCTCTCTTCTCGAGCTACCTCCAAGGTCTCGCTCAAGGCCCGAGAGATTATGATCCAGTGCTCTCTGCCGTCCCTTGAGGAGCGTACGTCTCAGATGGAGCACATCCTGCGATCGTCTGTTGTCGATTCTCGCTACGGTGAGAGCGGCTGGGACCACCGGGAGCCTAGCCTCGAGGTGATCAAGGAGGTTGTCGATTCCAAGTACACCGTCTTCGATGTGCTGACCTCCTTCTTCGCTCACGAGGATCCTTGGGTTTCTCTGGCATCTCTCGAAGTCTACGTTCGCCGTGCTTACCGTGCCTATATGCTCCAGTCCATCGAGTACCACAATGATGAATCTGATAACCCTCTCTACGTGTCTTGGGACTTCCAGCTGCGCAAGATTGGCAACAACGAGTTTGGTGTTCCCGTTCAGTCTGCTGCTCCTTCTACTCCCGGCACCCCTAGCGGCCTGGAGCTCAATCGCATTCATTCCATTAGCGACATGTCATACCTCACCAGCAAGGTGAACAGTGGGCCGTCCCGCAAGGGTGTCATGGTCCCTGTCAAGTACATTGACGACGCCGAGGAGATGCTCCAGAAGGCCTTGGAGACGCTGAACTTTTACaacaagcagaagaagcagaacaGCCAGTCTAATCTTCTCGCTGACTTGAGTGGCAAGCGAAAgccctttgctgctcttAGGAAGGAGTTCCAGAGCCGCAACAACGGCGACGAGCTGTCTGCCGTCATCAACGTTGCTGTTCGAGATACTGAGAGCACGGATGACGAAGACATCCTCTCGCGCATTGTTCCCATTGTCCAGGGTCTCAAGGCCGAACTTTTGGTCCGTGGTGTCCGTCGTCTGACCTTTATCTGCGGCCGCAGCGATGGCTCTTACCCCAGCTACTACACATTCCGAGGCCCCGActacgaggaagacgacagcATTCGTCACAGCGAACCCGCCTTGTCTTTCCAGCTCGAGCTTGCTCGTCTTGCCAACTTCCGCATCAAGCCCCAGTTCACAGGAAACGGCAACATTCACGTGTACGAGGCTATTGGCAAGACTGTCGACTCTGACAAGCGTTACTTTACTCGTGCTGTGATCCGACCTGGCCGTCTCCGTGACGAGATCCCTACTGCTGAGTATCTCATCTCTGAGGCTGACCGAGTCATCAACGACATTTTCGATGCCCTTGAGATTATCGGCAACAACAACTCTGATCTCAACCACATCTTCATGAACTTCACCCCCGTCTTCCAGCTCGACCCTGCTACCGTTGAGCAGTCTCTCCAGGGCTTCTTGGATCGCTTCGGTGCTCGTGCTTGGAGACTGCGTGTTGCCCAGGTGGAGATTCGCATTGTTTGCACGGATCCCCAGACTGGTATCCCCTACCCTCTACGTGTtaccatcaccaacacctCTGGATACGTCGTGGATGTCGATTTGTATGCCGAGCGCAAGTCTGAAAAGGACGACTGGGTCTTCCACAGCATTGGCGGAACCAAGGAGAAGGGACCTCTTCACTTGCTGTCCGTCTCCACTCCTTATGCCACCAAGAACTGGCTCCAGCCCAAGCGATACAAGGCTCACTTGATGGGTACCCAGTACGTGTACGACTTCCCCGAGTTGTTCCGCCAGGCCATCCAGAACAGCTGGGCCAAGGCTGTTAAGAGGCAGCCTGCTTTGGCGCCTCAGCAGCCCAAGGTTGGTGACTGTATTACATTCACTGAGCTTGTGCTCGATGACAAGGACAACCTGGACGAGGTCAACCGCGAGCCTGGCACCAACACCTGCGGTATGGTGGGATGGATCATCAAGGCTAAGACCCCCGAGTACCCCACTGGTCGCCGCTTCATCATTGTCGCCAACGACATCACTTACAACATTGGGTCTTTCGGCCCCAAGGAAGACAACTTCTTCTACAAGTGCACTGAGCTGGCTCGCAAACTCGGCATTCCTCGCATCTACCTGTCTGCCAACTCTGGTGCCCGCCTTGGTCTCGCAAACGAGCTGATGCCTCACTTCAAGGTTGCCTGGAACGATGCTACCAAGCACGAGGGCGGATTCCGCTACCTGTACCTCGAcgagaaggccaaggatcGCTTCAAGGACACTGTCATTACTGAAGAAGTTGTTGAGGATGGTGAAACGCGCTACAAGATTGTCACCATTGTTGGTCAGGAGGATGGCCTTGGTGTCGAGTGCTTGAGGGGATCTGGCCTTATTGCCGGTGCCACTAGCCAGGCTTACAACGACATCTTTACCATTACCTTGGTCACTTGCCGATCAGTTGGtaggttttttctttctttcttttaaaCGCCCTTTGACTTTCTTTTAATAACTATGACTAACAACTTCCAGGTATTGGTGCTTACCTTGTCCGTCTCGGCCAGCGTGCTGTCCAGATTGAGGGCCAGCCCATCATCCTTACTGGTGCTCCGGCTTTGAACAACCTGCTTGGTCGTGAGGTCTACACGTCTAACCTTCAGCTTGGTGGTACCCAGATCATGTACCGCAACGGTGTTTCTCACATGACTGCCAACGACGACTTCGAGGGTGTCTCCAAGATTGTGGAATGGATGGCCTTTGTTCCCGAGAAGCGCGGCAACCCCGTCCCGGTCAGCCCTAGCCTCGATGCCTGGGACCGTGATGTCACCTACTACCCTCCCCAGAAGCAGCCTTATGACGTCCGGTGGTTGATTGGCGGTAGGGAGGAGGACGACGGCTCTTTCCAGAGCGGTCTGTTCGACAAGGACTCCTTTGTTGAGGCCCTTGGCGGCTGGGCTCGCACTGTCGTTGTTGGTCGTGCTCGTCTGGGCGGTATCCCCATGGGAGTTATCGCTGTCGAGACTCGCAGTGTTGAGAACATTACCCCTGCCGATCCTGCCAACCCTGATTCAACCGAACAAATTAGCAACGAGGCCGGTGGTGTCTGGTACCCCAACTCTGCATTCAAGACTGCCCAGGCTATCAACGACTTCAACAATGGTGAGCAGCTTCCTCTCATGATCTTGGCCAACTGGCGTGGTTTCTCTGGTGGCCAGCGAGACATGTACAACGAGGTGCTCAAGTATGGTTCATTCATCGTTGATGCCTTGGTCAAGTACGAACAGCCAATCTTTGTGTACATTCCTCCCTTTGGCGAGCTCCGTGGTGGCTCATGGGTCGTTGTTGATCCTACCATTAACCCCAACGCCATGGAGATGTACGCTGACACTGAGGCTCGTGGTGGTGTCCTTGAGCCCGAGGGTATGATTGGTATCAAGTACCGCAAGGACAAGCAGCTGGAGACGATGGCTCGCCTAGATCCTGCCTACgccgagctgaagaagaagctggaggatAAGACGCTCTCCAGCGAGGATGCGGAGagcatcaagcagcagcttgtggcccgcgagaagcagcttctgcccGTCTACTCGCAGATTGCCGTCCAGTTTGCTGATCTGCACGACCGTGCCGGCCGCATGAAGGCCAAGGGAGTCATCCGTGACTCTCTCGACTGGGTCAACGCTCGCCGATACTTTTACTGGCGTCTGCGCAGACGTATCACTGAGGAGTACATCCTCAAGCGCATGAACACTAGCATCCTGCCTACTCCCCAGCCCAACACTTCCAAGGCCACTGAGGCTCGCACCCAGggcctgaagctgctggagagctggtCTGGCATTGCCGGCTGGGACAAGAAGGACCAGGAGGTTGCTGAGTGGTACGAGAAGGAGACTCAGTCTATCGCGCAAAAGGTGGAGGCGCTCAAGGCCGACAGActggctgctgagctggccgaggctgTTCGCAGCAATGAGAAGGCTGGCTGGAAGGGCATCCGGGAGCTTCTGCGTGTGATGCCTGTGGAGGAGCGCGAGGCTGTCTTTACGTATCTGAAGGAGTAAATGTATGAATAAAGATGGATATGTGGGTGATTATAGGAAAGAGGCGTTTTGATTTGGAAGCGTTTATGGTTGATGTTTCATGATAGATATCAATGGCATTTTTAAAGTTAACAAGTGTGTGCCTGTAAGAGCTGAATGAAGCCTTACTCAAGTGATTTTCTATTCCCGAATTTGTCATGCTAAAAGCCCCATCTTGGAAGCGACATGCTGACCATTTGAGAAGGGTTTACGCTTGGACGCTTCGAAAGGGTATTGTACCGCCATTGAATCATTATCAAGCACTCGTGGCTTGGAAGTTGGAAAGTGTGGAGTTTAGAGAcgtgggcttcttctttttacttgACCCAttagaagatgaagagatggacaTGCTTACATGGTATTGTAGTAATGTATAGCGTTTACTCGTAGCAATACGTTTACTCATAGCAATACGGAATAGAGATTCTTATTACAATGCGATACTATATATTCGTCTATTTCGAATATAGTCGCCTAACCATGCCGCCCAACCCTGTCTATGTATACAATTGGCTGTCATTAAACCCAAAAGCCTTTCATCAtgttctttcttcatctttttttttttttttttttttatttcctcgTCGAATTATTCCTCAAGCATCCTCAGGCACCCTCGTCCGTATCTGCACGCCGTGCCACTCCTTGACCAAGTCGCCCAGCGCGCCATTGACCaatcgctgctgcttgagcATGTTGAGCCCCTTGAAGGCGGAGGACGTGATGTCGATGGCGTACATgctgccgcagccgccgGAGATGTCCTGCACGAGGAGGGCGGTGGGGTTGAGCTTGgaggcgaggatggcggcgatggaggaTTCGGCGGGGGTCATGCCGGTGTCGAGGTCTGCGTCTGTTTGTGGCTCGGCATTTTGTTGTGGTTGCTgctgggaggaggagaggggagaggaggagaattgGCGGGTGGGTgttgaggagatggagcggATGGTGAGCTGGGAGGCCTTTGCGGTTGCTGGTTTGAGAGAGGTGGTGATGGGCGTGATGGAGCGCGctgggagggagaggaggcgCAGGCGGAGCGCGGAGCGGCAGGATGAGCAGATCATGATGAGATTGAATTGATGTTTTGAAGTGTCTTTTGgagtttcttttcttgttgtttttggTGTAGATGGCtggatggaaagaaaagttGATTGTAATTATTCAGCGGCCATTGGAGGGATTGCCGAAAGCCTTCTTGGTAGCGCGGGCGATGGGCCGAGAGCCGGGGCTTTGCCGGTTGGCTGAGTTGGGGAATTACCGGATTGAGCAGGTGAGCAGTGGTTTGGAGCAACTTGTTTGAATGGGCTGGGTAGATGTATAAGATACATTTATCTTTATGGTGGATCAAATTAACAGTGGCCTCTTATTGAAGAATGCATGTGTTTGTGGATTTATTGGAGCATCTGAGAAGTGTGAAGCTGTCAATTGAATCCCGTTTATAAGAGCTAGCTCCTGGTAAAGCCACTGGACTTGATACTCCTTCAGCTTGCTAATGATGTAGACGATTTCAGATGTGTAGATTAGACATTAGGTACAAATCGGTGAAATACACTGCTAGCCTGACTCCATTTTCCCTTTCCGTGCCCTTTCCGCTATAATATGCAAACATGGATGCTCAAGTAGAAATACAACGACGCAGTATAATGAATGCCTTTTCGAATTACTTCAACTCGTCAAATCACCTCACAATCCACAATCCACCATTCCCATACGCCTTGTCCTGCATCAAGCCCACGTCCGACCTCATCCCCACCCGGTGCAAAGGAATCTTATCCACCTGCCTCACCACCTTGCCCGTCGTGTCGTCCACCTTTTCCGCAAACGTTCGGCTAGACTTGACGCTCTTCAGCATCGCCACCGTGTCGTGAGGCCCCCAGGCTGCACGGCGTAGACTGGCCATTGTTTTGTCGACGTCTTGAAAGTGTTGGTTGACGAGGACCTCTGGTGGTGTGTTGTGCCCGGCGGCGGGGTGGAGATGGCCCATGAGGAggactttgactttggcgcTGACAAAGTTTGCGCCGTGGAAGTCGTGGATGATGTGGACTGTGATGGTGTTTTCCATGGCGACGGAGGGAGGGGCGTGGCGGGATGGTGCTATGGTGACGATGGCTTCGAACCAATCTGTGGGGAGAACATCTCCTGGGGCTTTTtcattgttgttgctgggaGGGATGTGGATGCATGCCCAGGCGGCAAACACGCCCGGCATGCGAAGTTTGATCTGGTCCGAGACACCGCTTAGATTGGCTGATGGGATGCTCAGCTCGGAATATGACCGCCCTGTTCCAGGAACCACCTTGCCGTCGAATTTGACGGGAAAAGGCGCTTCGGGGCCAGCCTCGGAGCCAATGGTTGGCACATTGTCCATGAGAGAATCATACCTTTCCAGCTGGGCcctttgccgctgccagctcTCCTGCACGGCATCGCCCACGCCGGTGGCCTGGTAGCTCTGATAGGCCACGGTGCCGGCCTTTTTGACTGTCTGGTTGGTGACAATGCTGCTCACTTGGCTGTTGACGACGGTGCTGGCCACGCCAATGTACCTGTTGGCCACGGCCTGGCCAATGGTGCTGGCGACCTTGACGCCCATTTCCAGCGGCATGGTGCTCAGGCTGGCGCCCCTCATGACGCTGACGTCGGTCGACGTGCTGGCCACGCGGAACACGGGGCTGCCGCAGAGAATCTTCTTGCCCGGCTCGGGCCCGCCGCAGAGCACGAGGCGGAAGTAGCCGTCGGCGGCCGTGGCCGGGATGCGGACGACGTGCGTCTCGCGCGGCATGTGCTTCTTGTGCCTGCCCGAGGCCTTTTTGGCGAAGCGCTTGAAGTCGCGCTGGACGATGCGCTCGTCGGCCTCGGGCGTGTCGCCCACGGCGGTCTGGCGCGCGGGCGTGACGTTGATCCACGAGCCCGTCGTGCcggcaaaggccttgatggccatgCCCATGTTGCCGGAGAAGCCCTTTTGCTGCATCCACAGCGTGCGTGTagctggaagaggctcgTCTGAGAGCACCGAGATGGACACGGAGGTGGACGGGCCGGCGTACCAGATCAGGGCGCTGGTGTGgcggatgatggagaagtgGCGCGTGGATTCGCAAGGGTGGGAGATGAGGCCAGAGGCAAAGTATTGCGCATTGCCCATGGCGGACTGCCAGAAGGAGTCTTGCGGCTTTGCATCTGCGCTCGCGTCTACGGGCAGAGTGGCGGCATGCTGCGGATGTGGACGTGGACGGGGGGGGAATgtctggcgatgaagaagttgCAATAGAGAGTACCGAGGAGCTCTGCGTGTGacgaagaggcagaggcggtgCCGGAGAGACTGAGAGGCCGGGATAGGGCGGAGGAGGCAAGTCATCGTCGGGAGCTGTGATGCTGATTTGGGCAGAGAAGGTCTCAACATTGATCTCTTGAGAGTATGAAGCAACGGCGGTGGCGGGCCGGATCACTGGATGAGGAACCGCCCGTCTTTGCCATTGTGACGCTTCGAGGCTGGCGGCTGATTTACTGGGCTTCAACTGCTGGACTCCTGCTGGCTGTGACGGCGATGCTTTGTCCGTGTACAAGTCGTACATGTCGGCCTGATCCTGATGGGCATATTCGGCTGCTGGGACGGGCCGCCGCCGTATGGCCGGGACAGGCTTACGGAGTCCAGGTCCCTCCATTGTAGTGAATACCGTGCACAGAAAGgaaaattaattatagacCCTGGCTACTACAGAAGTGATGTAGAAGGCGAAAGCAtcgcatctcatctcgccgTTGGGCATTGATCCGGATGTTGTTGAGAGCTATGGCATGTAAGTAATGGCTCTTCCGGGGAATGGGGGTCCATCAAAAGGGGGTCTTTCTTTGAGTGCCGGACAAAGCTGGACTTTGTTTGCCGGGCAAAAGCTCAGGTTAGTCTGGAGCAGTTGGAGGCCCGCTGGCTTGACTAATGGCCATTTTACACTATTAAAGCTTGCTAAGATGCAGGGCTGGGCGACTCGTATCGGTACGCGTCAGCGCAATTCGCACAGCGGCTGTGATTGGCAATTGAGGCAATCTCGTCTTGTTTAGCGTGCACGACGAGCGAGATTGATATCATTCTTCAATCATTtcttttgtcctttttttctttgtatttttttgtatttttaaAGCTATTTTACTCTTCTTTCAATTTTGGCTATTTGATTTTGCCGCATCTAGCTAGATGCCATCAGGGCCTCCAACTCGGCGGGAtccttgatggcggtggtgaggtTCTCGTAGCCGAAATCCGTGACGAGGATATTGTCCTCGATGCTGCATCGAGTTAGTTAGAATTGGAATTTTCCaagtttaaataagaataCTGGGAAACGAGATTGGAGTGCTTACCGAACACCGCCTACGTCCCAGTACTTGGCAAGCACAGACGTGTCAATGTACTTGCTTTGCTCGGGGTTCTCCAAGTAGGGGTCGATGATGAATTTGCAAAAGTAGATCTGTGCTCGCGTGTTAGATACAATCCATACGCTGACCGGCAATGAATAACGACTTACACCAGGCTC encodes:
- a CDS encoding uncharacterized protein (BUSCO:EOG092D00R3), with product MADSANGVQNGANGRTVPVANGSMTYAEKHKIADHFIGGNRLANAPASKVKDFVAEHNGHTVITNVLIANNGIAAVKEIRSVRKWAYETFGDERAIHFTVMATPEDLQANADYIRMADHYVEVPGGTNNHNYANVELIVDIAERMDVHAVWAGWGHASENPKLPESLAASPKKIVFIGPPGSAMRSLGDKISSTIVAQHANVPCIPWSGTGVDTVEIDDKGIVTVAEDVYAKGCVNSWQEGLEKAKQIGFPVMVKASEGGGGKGIRKVTNEEEFEALYKAAASEIPGSPIFIMKLAGNARHLEVQLLADQYGNNISLFGRDCSVQRRHQKIIEEAPVTIAKADTFKAMEDAAVRLGQLVGYVSAGTVEYLYSHADDKFYFLELNPRLQVEHPTTEMVSGVNLPAAQLQIAMGIPLHRIRDIRLLYGVDPRTSSDIDFDFKLEGTVESQRRPQPKGHCTACRITSEDPGEGFKPSNGVMHELNFRSSSNVWGYFSVGTQGGIHSFSDSQFGHIFAYGENRQASRKHMVIALKELSIRGDFRTTVEYLIKLLETEAFEDNTISTGWLDELISKRLTAERPDTMLAVVCGAITRAHITSEALLAEYRSGLEKGQVPSKEIMKTVFTIDFIYEGFRYKFTATRAGLDTYHLFINGSKCSVGVRALSDGGLLILLDGHSHNVYWKEEVGATRLSVDSKTCLLEQENDPTQLRTPSPGKLVKYSVENGSHIKAGQTFAEVEVMKMYMPLVAQEDGIVQLIKQPGATLEAGDILGILALDDPSRVKQAQAFVGQLPAYGEPVVVGTKPAQRFVQYHNVLVNILNGFDNSVVMADTLKKLIEVLRDPELPYSEWNAHFAALHARMPQKLDTLFTQIVERGRARTGEFPAKALSKAFSKFLEENVEAGDAGLLRTTLAPLTEVLDNYAEGQKVRELNVINNLLESYWAVENLFQSRAQEESVILNLRDQNKENMAKVVQIVLSHSRMSSKNSLVIAILEEYRPNKPNVGNVNKYLRESLRKLTELSSRATSKVSLKAREIMIQCSLPSLEERTSQMEHILRSSVVDSRYGESGWDHREPSLEVIKEVVDSKYTVFDVLTSFFAHEDPWVSLASLEVYVRRAYRAYMLQSIEYHNDESDNPLYVSWDFQLRKIGNNEFGVPVQSAAPSTPGTPSGLELNRIHSISDMSYLTSKVNSGPSRKGVMVPVKYIDDAEEMLQKALETLNFYNKQKKQNSQSNLLADLSGKRKPFAALRKEFQSRNNGDELSAVINVAVRDTESTDDEDILSRIVPIVQGLKAELLVRGVRRLTFICGRSDGSYPSYYTFRGPDYEEDDSIRHSEPALSFQLELARLANFRIKPQFTGNGNIHVYEAIGKTVDSDKRYFTRAVIRPGRLRDEIPTAEYLISEADRVINDIFDALEIIGNNNSDLNHIFMNFTPVFQLDPATVEQSLQGFLDRFGARAWRLRVAQVEIRIVCTDPQTGIPYPLRVTITNTSGYVVDVDLYAERKSEKDDWVFHSIGGTKEKGPLHLLSVSTPYATKNWLQPKRYKAHLMGTQYVYDFPELFRQAIQNSWAKAVKRQPALAPQQPKVGDCITFTELVLDDKDNLDEVNREPGTNTCGMVGWIIKAKTPEYPTGRRFIIVANDITYNIGSFGPKEDNFFYKCTELARKLGIPRIYLSANSGARLGLANELMPHFKVAWNDATKHEGGFRYLYLDEKAKDRFKDTVITEEVVEDGETRYKIVTIVGQEDGLGVECLRGSGLIAGATSQAYNDIFTITLVTCRSVGIGAYLVRLGQRAVQIEGQPIILTGAPALNNLLGREVYTSNLQLGGTQIMYRNGVSHMTANDDFEGVSKIVEWMAFVPEKRGNPVPVSPSLDAWDRDVTYYPPQKQPYDVRWLIGGREEDDGSFQSGLFDKDSFVEALGGWARTVVVGRARLGGIPMGVIAVETRSVENITPADPANPDSTEQISNEAGGVWYPNSAFKTAQAINDFNNGEQLPLMILANWRGFSGGQRDMYNEVLKYGSFIVDALVKYEQPIFVYIPPFGELRGGSWVVVDPTINPNAMEMYADTEARGGVLEPEGMIGIKYRKDKQLETMARLDPAYAELKKKLEDKTLSSEDAESIKQQLVAREKQLLPVYSQIAVQFADLHDRAGRMKAKGVIRDSLDWVNARRYFYWRLRRRITEEYILKRMNTSILPTPQPNTSKATEARTQGLKLLESWSGIAGWDKKDQEVAEWYEKETQSIAQKVEALKADRLAAELAEAVRSNEKAGWKGIRELLRVMPVEEREAVFTYLKE
- a CDS encoding uncharacterized protein (EggNog:ENOG41), whose translation is MLRPSLPKSASQLPTMTCLLRPIPASQSLRHRLCLFVTRRAPRYSLLQLLHRQTFPPRPRPHPQHAATLPVDASADAKPQDSFWQSAMGNAQYFASGLISHPCESTRHFSIIRHTSALIWYAGPSTSVSISVLSDEPLPATRTLWMQQKGFSGNMGMAIKAFAGTTGSWINVTPARQTAVGDTPEADERIVQRDFKRFAKKASGRHKKHMPRETHVVRIPATAADGYFRLVLCGGPEPGKKILCGSPVFRVASTSTDVSVMRGASLSTMPLEMGVKVASTIGQAVANRYIGVASTVVNSQVSSIVTNQTVKKAGTVAYQSYQATGVGDAVQESWQRQRAQLERYDSLMDNVPTIGSEAGPEAPFPVKFDGKVVPGTGRSYSELSIPSANLSGVSDQIKLRMPGVFAAWACIHIPPSNNNEKAPGDVLPTDWFEAIVTIAPSRHAPPSVAMENTITVHIIHDFHGANFVSAKVKVLLMGHLHPAAGHNTPPEVLVNQHFQDVDKTMASLRRAAWGPHDTVAMLKSVKSSRTFAEKVDDTTGKVVRQVDKIPLHRVGMRSDVGLMQDKAYGNGGLWIVR